One genomic segment of Helianthus annuus cultivar XRQ/B chromosome 14, HanXRQr2.0-SUNRISE, whole genome shotgun sequence includes these proteins:
- the LOC110908562 gene encoding UDP-glycosyltransferase 75C1: MTKLIPQTQPHFLVVTFPAQGHINPAFQFAKRLIRLGVKVTFATTVSTHNKIRKAGQLPEGFDFAVFSDGFDDGYKPMVDDTTVYLTQLRSRGTQSLKETILSNAENGTPVTCLVYTLLLPWAAEVARALNVRSAMLWIQPASVLRVYYYYFHGYKELIGDDCTEPSWSIKLPGLPLLKIRDLPSFCNPSNIYDFALPLFKEQFDALDSEEKPTIFVNSFDALEEEALKEIDGKLKMIAVGPLIPSAFLDGKDPSDKSFGGDLFEKTKDYVEWMDTQPEGSIVYISFGSIIMLSEKQKEAMAHALLECGKPFLWVIREKDGEEEEELSRMDELEQLGLIVPWCSQLEVLSHPSLGCFVTHCGWNSTLESITCGVPVVAFPHWTDQSTNAKLIEDVWGTGVRVTSNEDGVVEGEEIRRCVEMVMGGHERGVTMRKNAKKWKDLAREVMKEGGSSYMNLKAFVEEVRSSTHDKVVRISSKEVKALEAKLESVI, from the exons ATGACCAAGCTTATTCCTCAAACTCAACCTCACTTCCTCGTAGTAACCTTTCCAGCCCAAGGTCACATTAATCCAGCTTTCCAGTTCGCTAAACGACTCATCCGGTTAGGTGTCAAAGTCACCTTCGCCACCACTGTCTCCACCCACAACAAAATCCGCAAAGCTGGCCAGCTACCGGAAGGTTTCGACTTTGCGGTTTTTTCAGATGGGTTTGATGATGGGTACAAGCCCATGGTGGATGACACCACAGTATACCTGACTCAGTTGAGGAGCCGGGGAACACAGAGCTTGAAAGAAACCATTCTTTCTAATGCTGAAAATGGCACTCCGGTCACATGTTTGGTCTACACCCTCCTCCTTCCGTGGGCTGCTGAGGTGGCACGGGCTCTTAACGTGCGTTCAGCGATGCTTTGGATCCAACCCGCTTCAGTATTGCGTGTCTACTACTATTACTTCCATGG GTATAAAGAACTGATTGGGGACGATTGTACTGAACCATCATGGTCCATCAAATTACCGGGGTTGCCACTGCTCAAAATTCGTGACCTCCCATCCTTTTGTAACCCTTCAAACATTTACGATTTTGCACTGCCTTTGTTCAAAGAGCAGTTTGACGCATTGGATTCGGAAGAGAAGCCTACAATATTCGTGAATAGCTTTGACGCGTTGGAAGAAGAGGCGTTGAAAGAGATCGATGGCAAACTAAAGATGATCGCGGTTGGACCGTTGATTCCTTCGGCTTTCTTGGACGGTAAGGATCCATCTGATAAGTCTTTTGGTGGAGACCTGTTTGAAAAGACCAAAGACTATGTGGAATGGATGGACACACAGCCAGAAGGGTCCATTGTTTATATATCGTTTGGTAGCATAATTATGTTGTCAGAGAAACAAAAGGAGGCAATGGCGCATGCTTTGTTAGAGTGTGGGAAGCCGTTTTTATGGGTGATTAGAGAAAAAGatggagaagaagaagaggaacTGAGTCGTATGGACGAACTCGAACAGCTAGGTTTGATAGTTCCATGGTGCAGTCAACTAGAGGTGTTGTCACACCCGTCTTTAGGTTGTTTTGTGACGCATTGTGGATGGAATTCGACGCTTGAAAGTATAACTTGTGGGGTTCCGGTTGTGGCATTTCCTCATTGGACAGATCAGTCGACAAATGCGAAGCTTATCGAAGACGTATGGGGAACGGGAGTCAGGGTGACGAGTAACGAAGACGGAGTGGTTGAAGGCGAGGAGATTCGAAGGTGCGTAGAAATGGTAATGGGAGGACATGAAAGAGGAGTGACAATGAGAAAGAATGCAAAGAAGTGGAAGGATTTAGCAAGAGAGGTAATGAAAGAAGGTGGATCTTCTTATATGAATCTCAAGGCTTTTGTCGAAGAAGTTAGAAGTTCGACTCATGACAAAGTGGTTAGGATCTCGAGCAAAGAAGTGAAAGCTCTGGAAGCCAAATTGGAATCTGTTATATGA